One segment of Ricinus communis isolate WT05 ecotype wild-type chromosome 8, ASM1957865v1, whole genome shotgun sequence DNA contains the following:
- the LOC8275221 gene encoding transcription factor RAX2, translated as MGRAPCCDKANVKKGPWSPEEDSKLKDYIEKYGTGGNWIALPQKAGLRRCGKSCRLRWLNYLRPNIKHGEFSDEEDRIICTLFASIGSRWSIIAAQLPGRTDNDIKNYWNTKLKKKLMAMVPQSQRKPLPFPSQAPPLSSHSLLSLYRDYNTSGSFTYCPSTTAAATLKPFSVMDPISPIPSSNLLGNNNNTNTSLFQAQDGLMNPMQYYHQGIVGKDNVLMFGSEASCSSNNSDGSCSQISYGREVKQEEMGFQSFISNGYEENQKFMLNYCSNGGDHHHQQHQDQDNLNQWSSTTTAEKTNGSGYFETATLEYDLEDVKQLISSSNNSNNNTNSNGCNNNINFFIDESKTQDKFMYYY; from the exons atgGGAAGAGCTCCATGTTGTGACAAGGCGAATGTGAAGAAAGGACCATGGTCACCTGAAGAAGACTCTAAGCTTAAAGATTACATTGAAAAATATGGAACTGGTGGTAATTGGATTGCTCTTCCTCAAAAAGCTG gtTTGAGGAGATGTGGAAAGAGTTGCAGATTGAGATGGCTAAACTATCTGAGGCCCAACATTAAACATGgtgaattttctgatgaagaAGACAGAATTATCTGCACTCTTTTTGCTAGCATTGGTAGCAG ATGGTCAATTATAGCTGCTCAATTACCAGGCAGGACTGACAATGATATCAAGAATTATTGGAACACAAAGCTCAAGAAGAAGCTTATGGCTATGGTTCCTCAATCTCAAAGAAAACCTTTACCATTTCCGTCTCAAGCTCCACCATTATCATCTCACTCACTTTTATCTCTTTACAGAGATTATAACACTTCTGGTTCTTTCACTTATTGCCCGAGTACTACTGCTGCTGCTACTCTCAAACCTTTTAGTGTTATGGATCCCATTTCACCAATCCCATCATCAAATCTTTTaggcaataataataacacaAACACTTCTCTTTTTCAAGCGCAAGATGGATTGATGAATCCCATGCAATATTATCATCAAGGAATAGTAGGGAAAGATAATGTGCTGATGTTTGGAAGTGAAGCAAGTTGCAGTTCTAATAATTCTGATGGGAGCTGTAGTCAGATCAGTTATGGAAGAGAGGTTAAACAAGAAGAAATGGGATTTCAGAGCTTTATTTCAAATGGATATGAAGAGAATCAGAAATTCATGCTAAATTATTGTAGCAATGGAGgtgatcatcatcatcaacaacatCAGGATCAAGACAATCTGAACCAATGGAGTAGTACTACTACTGCAGAGAAGACAAATGGAAGTGGGTATTTTGAAACAGCTACGTTGGAGTATGATCTTGAAGATGTTAAGCAACTGATTAGCAGTAGTAATAATagcaataataatactaatagtAATGGGTGTAACAATAATATTAACTTCTTCATTGATGAAAGCAAGACACAAGACAAGTTCATGTActactattaa
- the LOC8275219 gene encoding lactoylglutathione lyase, producing the protein MATAATLSSLLSRFTLIKPPIISQSSRRIQSILRYSKLKNPNRLRLFSMASSEPKESPANNPGLYTTPDDATKGYIMQQTMYRIKDPKQSLDFYSRVLGMSLLKRLDFPEMKFSLYFMGYENTASAPTDPVERTVWTFGQKATIELTHNWGTESDPDFKGYHNGNSEPRGFGHIGITVDDVYKACERFESLGVEFVKKPEDGKMKGIAFIKDPDGYWIEIFDLKTIGKTTGSAA; encoded by the exons ATGGCCACTGCTGCTACTTTATCTTCACTCTTATCTCGCTTTACTCTGATTAAACCCCCAATCATTTCCCAATCTTCAAGAAGAATCCAGTCAATTCTCCGCTATTCCAAATTAAAG AACCCAAACCGATTACGATTGTTTTCAATGGCATCATCTGAACCCAAAGAATCACCTGCTAACAATCCAGGTCTCTACACTACTCCCGATGATGCTACTAAAGGCTACATCATGCAACAGACT ATGTATCGAATTAAGGATCCAAAACAAAGTCTTGATTTTTATTCTCGTGTGCTGGGAATGTC GTTGCTTAAGAGGTTGGATTTTCCAGAGATGAAGTTTAGCCTGTACTTTATGGGCTATGAG AATACAGCATCAGCTCCAACTGACCCTGTTGAAAGAACAGTTTGGACCTTTGGTCAGAAGGCAACAATTGAACTGACTCA TAACTGGGGCACTGAAAGTGATCCCGATTTTAAAGGATATCACAATGGAAATTCAGAACCTCGTGGCTTtg gtCATATTGGTATTACTGTGGATGACGTGTACAAGGCATGTGAGAGATTTGAAAGTCTCGGAGTGGAGTTCGTAAAAAAACCTGAGGATG GAAAAATGAAAGGGATAGCTTTCATTAAGGATCCTGATGGCTATTGGATTGAAATCTTTGATCTCAAGACTATTGGGAAAACTACTGGCAGTGCTGCTTGA